A part of Myxococcus landrumus genomic DNA contains:
- a CDS encoding ABC-F family ATP-binding cassette domain-containing protein: protein MFNVINVSKAYGPKKLFEEVNVTFSPGRRYGLTGPNGAGKSTFMKILAGDEEADMGSIIRPRKLGILRQDHFRYEENRVLDVVLMGNKPLWEAMSEKNQLLAKSDITEEDGNRLGELEGVIAEEDGYSAESDAATLLAGLGIDEPFHEGPMRQLTGGLKLRVLLAQALFGKPEGLLLDEPTNNLDIDSIRWLENFLHEFEGVLVTISHDRHFLNSICTHIADIDYEAIIQYTGGYDDMVRQKAQLRTRVESETAEKKKKIAQLQDFVARFSAGTRASQVQSRIKQIEKLKSDDLKRSNIARPFIRFDQKVVSGRQTLMVEGISKSFDGEKVIRPFNALVCKGEKVCVIGRNGVGKSTLVRMIANQLESDTGKIVWGHQATVGYLPQDHHGAVRKGTTCFGWLRDLHDKLTNEEISGVLGRMLFSGEERMKNTDTLSGGETVRLLLSKLMIMQDNVLVLDEPTNHLDLESISALAEGLQKFEGTVIVVTHDQELISEVATRIWSLQAGKEVLDFNGPYSEFREKHADIVTNRR, encoded by the coding sequence ATGTTCAACGTCATCAACGTCTCCAAGGCCTACGGGCCCAAGAAGCTCTTCGAGGAGGTCAACGTCACCTTCTCCCCGGGCCGCCGCTACGGCCTGACCGGCCCCAACGGGGCGGGCAAGTCCACGTTCATGAAGATCCTCGCCGGAGACGAGGAAGCGGACATGGGCAGCATCATCCGCCCGCGCAAGCTGGGCATCCTCCGCCAGGACCACTTCCGCTACGAGGAGAACCGCGTCCTCGACGTGGTCCTCATGGGCAACAAGCCCCTGTGGGAGGCCATGTCGGAGAAGAACCAGCTGCTGGCCAAGTCCGACATCACCGAGGAGGACGGCAACCGTCTGGGTGAGCTGGAGGGCGTCATCGCGGAGGAGGACGGCTACTCGGCGGAGAGCGACGCGGCCACGCTGCTCGCGGGCCTTGGCATCGACGAGCCCTTCCATGAGGGCCCCATGCGCCAGCTCACCGGCGGCCTGAAGCTGCGCGTGCTGCTCGCCCAGGCGTTGTTCGGCAAGCCCGAGGGGCTCCTGCTCGACGAGCCCACGAACAACCTCGACATCGACTCCATCCGCTGGCTGGAGAACTTCCTCCACGAGTTCGAGGGCGTGCTCGTCACCATCAGCCACGACCGGCACTTCCTCAACTCCATCTGCACGCACATCGCGGACATCGATTACGAGGCCATCATCCAGTACACGGGTGGCTACGACGACATGGTCCGGCAGAAGGCCCAGCTGCGCACCCGCGTGGAGTCCGAGACGGCGGAGAAGAAGAAGAAGATCGCCCAGCTCCAGGACTTCGTCGCCCGCTTCAGCGCCGGCACGCGCGCCTCCCAGGTGCAGAGCCGCATCAAGCAGATCGAGAAGCTCAAGTCGGACGACCTCAAGCGCTCCAACATCGCCCGTCCGTTCATCCGCTTCGACCAGAAGGTCGTCAGCGGCCGGCAGACGCTCATGGTGGAGGGCATCAGCAAGTCCTTCGACGGCGAGAAGGTCATCCGTCCCTTCAACGCGCTGGTGTGCAAGGGCGAGAAGGTCTGCGTCATCGGCCGCAACGGCGTGGGCAAGTCCACCCTGGTGCGAATGATTGCCAACCAGCTGGAGTCCGACACCGGCAAGATTGTCTGGGGCCACCAGGCCACCGTCGGCTACCTGCCCCAGGACCACCACGGCGCCGTGCGCAAGGGCACCACCTGCTTCGGCTGGCTGCGGGACCTGCACGACAAGCTCACGAACGAGGAGATCTCCGGCGTTCTCGGCCGCATGCTCTTCTCCGGCGAGGAGCGCATGAAGAACACGGACACCCTCTCCGGTGGTGAGACGGTGCGCCTGCTGCTCTCCAAGCTGATGATCATGCAGGACAACGTCCTCGTGCTCGACGAGCCCACCAACCACCTGGACCTGGAGTCCATCTCCGCGCTCGCCGAGGGCCTCCAGAAGTTCGAGGGCACGGTCATCGTCGTGACGCACGACCAGGAGCTCATCTCCGAGGTCGCCACCCGCATCTGGTCGCTCCAGGCGGGCAAGGAAGTCCTCGACTTCAACGGCCCGTACTCCGAGTTCCGCGAGAAGCACGCGGACATCGTGACGAACCGCCGCTGA
- the tgt gene encoding tRNA guanosine(34) transglycosylase Tgt — MAVRFELLTTDPTGARAGILHTRRGSFRTPMFMPVATHAAFRHLAMEEVKETGASILLANTYHLMLRPGAEVFKRFGGIHPFMQWDGGVLTDSGGFQIFSLPEDRLITEKGAHFRSFYDNSRQLLSPESSIAMQQAINSEIMMVLDVCIDSRTDEAGTREAMDRTHRWAVRSLAAKNKVDSGQALFGIVQGGVFPHLRDESAAFLTNLPFDGFAIGGLAVGETKVEREEMTLRTTASLPADKPRYLMGVGTPTDLIEAVLRGVDMFDCIIPTKMAQQGYAYTFQGLVRITRSVFRLADEPLDAECDCYVCKRYTRGYLQHLMRGKHHLGSRFLSVHNVRHYQKLMGRIREGILSGTYDQVARELKAAVATPKDLKEEASARDLTLKEVG; from the coding sequence ATGGCCGTTCGCTTCGAGCTTCTCACCACCGACCCCACTGGCGCCCGCGCGGGCATTCTTCACACCCGCCGCGGCTCGTTCCGCACCCCCATGTTCATGCCGGTGGCCACCCATGCCGCCTTCCGGCACCTGGCCATGGAAGAGGTGAAGGAGACGGGCGCCAGCATCCTCCTGGCCAACACCTACCACCTGATGCTCCGCCCCGGCGCCGAGGTCTTCAAGCGCTTCGGCGGCATCCACCCCTTCATGCAGTGGGATGGGGGCGTGCTCACGGACTCGGGTGGCTTCCAGATCTTCTCCCTGCCCGAAGACCGGCTCATCACGGAGAAGGGCGCGCACTTCCGCAGCTTCTACGACAATAGCCGGCAGCTCCTGAGCCCCGAGTCCAGCATCGCCATGCAGCAGGCGATCAACTCGGAAATCATGATGGTGCTGGACGTGTGCATCGACTCGCGCACGGACGAGGCGGGCACGCGCGAGGCCATGGACCGCACCCACCGGTGGGCGGTGCGCAGCCTGGCGGCGAAGAACAAGGTGGACTCCGGGCAGGCGCTGTTTGGGATTGTGCAGGGCGGCGTGTTTCCGCACCTGCGCGATGAGAGCGCGGCGTTCCTGACGAACCTGCCGTTCGATGGTTTCGCCATCGGCGGGCTGGCGGTGGGCGAGACGAAGGTGGAGCGCGAGGAGATGACGCTGCGGACCACCGCGTCGCTGCCCGCGGACAAGCCTCGCTACCTGATGGGCGTGGGCACGCCGACGGACCTCATCGAGGCGGTGCTGCGCGGCGTGGACATGTTCGACTGCATCATCCCCACGAAGATGGCGCAGCAGGGCTATGCGTACACGTTCCAGGGCCTGGTGCGCATCACCCGCAGCGTGTTCCGCCTGGCCGACGAGCCGCTGGATGCCGAGTGTGATTGCTACGTGTGCAAGCGCTACACGCGCGGCTACCTGCAGCACCTGATGCGCGGCAAGCACCACCTGGGCTCGCGCTTCCTGTCGGTGCACAACGTGCGGCACTACCAGAAGCTGATGGGCCGCATCCGCGAGGGGATTCTCTCCGGGACGTATGACCAGGTGGCGCGCGAGCTCAAGGCCGCCGTCGCCACGCCCAAGGACTTGAAGGAAGAGGCCAGCGCACGCGACCTGACGCTCAAGGAGGTCGGGTGA
- a CDS encoding tRNA (5-methylaminomethyl-2-thiouridine)(34)-methyltransferase MnmD: MSAEENPRDGDFELVTLRNGSRAVRHLGHGEVMHPSVGPWKEALGLYVEQPRLAERLSQPGPPLVIHDVGLGAATNAVAALTCARELGAARQRSLEVVSFEVDLAPLRLALADAAGFPFLQPFREAAETLMRDGVWEEDGLRWTLHLGDAVPFLDGVLPVADLVYFDPFSPASNPDMWTEGVLARVRRHCREDGEGALLLTYSAATPTRVTLLLAGFFVGAGVSTGTKGETTVAATRRESLVAPLGTRWVERWTRSSSRAPHGAVLTPELEARVLAHPQWR, from the coding sequence GTGAGCGCGGAGGAGAACCCTCGCGACGGGGACTTCGAGCTCGTCACGCTGCGCAATGGCTCGCGGGCCGTGCGGCACCTGGGGCACGGCGAGGTGATGCACCCGTCGGTGGGGCCATGGAAGGAGGCGCTGGGGTTGTATGTCGAGCAGCCCCGGCTGGCCGAGCGGCTGTCCCAGCCGGGCCCTCCGCTCGTCATCCATGACGTGGGGTTGGGGGCCGCCACGAACGCGGTGGCCGCGCTGACGTGCGCGCGCGAGCTGGGCGCGGCGAGGCAGCGGTCCTTGGAGGTGGTGAGCTTCGAGGTGGACCTGGCTCCGCTGCGGCTGGCGCTGGCGGATGCCGCGGGCTTCCCGTTCCTCCAGCCGTTCCGCGAGGCCGCCGAGACGCTGATGCGGGACGGCGTCTGGGAGGAGGACGGGCTGCGCTGGACGCTGCACCTAGGGGACGCGGTGCCGTTCCTGGACGGGGTGCTGCCGGTGGCGGACCTGGTGTACTTCGACCCGTTCTCGCCCGCGTCGAACCCGGACATGTGGACGGAGGGAGTGCTGGCGAGGGTTCGCCGGCACTGCCGTGAGGACGGCGAGGGGGCGCTGCTGTTGACGTACAGCGCGGCGACGCCCACGCGCGTGACGTTGCTGCTCGCGGGCTTCTTCGTGGGGGCGGGGGTGTCCACGGGGACGAAGGGGGAGACGACGGTGGCCGCCACGCGGCGCGAGTCGTTGGTGGCGCCGCTGGGGACGCGGTGGGTGGAGCGCTGGACGCGCTCGTCGTCGCGGGCGCCGCATGGCGCGGTGCTGACGCCTGAGCTCGAAGCCCGGGTGCTTGCCCATCCGCAGTGGCGGTAG
- a CDS encoding alpha/beta fold hydrolase — protein MSEALHLEDWGGTGPVLHLAHANGFPPGTYRKLIELLKPRYRVVTVHSRCLVPGSDPRSMRTWDDMATDLVEALRAAKLDGVIGVGHSMGGVATLLASVKEPGLFRAVVALDPVLFSGWRKRAIDVLRAVGQLGRVPPASLARRRRAHWGSREEAASSYRKKPLFKVFDAECFEDYLRYGLTEAPEGGFRLTIPREWEARVFETYAKDVWRSLRAVRVPSLIVRGQATETLLPSAFAKARRVMPGTGFSELPGGHLFPLEAPEASVRAILAFLETVEPAGAYAG, from the coding sequence ATGAGTGAGGCCCTTCACCTGGAAGATTGGGGCGGCACCGGTCCGGTGCTGCATCTGGCGCACGCCAATGGCTTTCCCCCGGGCACGTACCGAAAGCTCATCGAGCTTCTGAAGCCCCGCTACCGCGTCGTGACGGTGCACAGCCGGTGTCTGGTGCCGGGCTCGGACCCTCGCTCGATGCGGACGTGGGACGACATGGCGACGGACCTGGTTGAGGCCCTGCGCGCGGCGAAGCTGGACGGTGTCATCGGCGTGGGCCACAGCATGGGCGGCGTGGCGACGCTGCTGGCCTCGGTGAAGGAGCCGGGGTTGTTCCGGGCTGTCGTCGCGCTGGACCCGGTGTTGTTCTCGGGGTGGCGCAAGCGGGCCATCGACGTGTTGCGAGCGGTGGGGCAGCTTGGCCGTGTCCCTCCCGCGAGCCTGGCTCGGCGGCGGCGTGCGCACTGGGGCTCTCGCGAGGAAGCGGCGTCGAGCTACCGCAAGAAGCCGCTGTTCAAGGTCTTCGATGCGGAGTGCTTCGAGGACTATCTCCGGTATGGCCTGACGGAGGCGCCCGAGGGGGGCTTTCGCCTGACCATTCCCCGCGAGTGGGAGGCCCGGGTCTTCGAGACCTATGCGAAGGATGTGTGGCGCTCACTGCGTGCCGTGCGAGTGCCGTCGCTCATCGTGCGAGGACAGGCCACGGAGACGCTGCTTCCCTCCGCGTTCGCGAAGGCCCGGCGAGTCATGCCGGGGACCGGGTTCAGCGAACTTCCAGGCGGACACCTGTTTCCGCTGGAGGCGCCGGAGGCGAGTGTCCGCGCCATCCTCGCGTTCCTGGAGACGGTGGAGCCTGCTGGCGCCTACGCCGGGTAA
- a CDS encoding YopT-type cysteine protease domain-containing protein: protein MTSIKSFPQAKPLYSTNTQAPASPVEAHKSASPAAQPQKAATSTPALHQKDLLGAPKSPSENPEGQAVFKSKADVQTLNARRGSVYAARGTPSPPNAPPSPTETTSNALAQKHNVNFGVKILQGDAGRLAGDAVNEFARTRNGVCIAISSDWIRANLTDDKQNSSTNKDIFKSMVEPVLQSNGTYKTELNPHFVHMQNESAEAINGINSLVETQQNTFDTLVDANNRYKAQQAQAGQPPSTLSSISSFFSKPPPPVTDADLQQHLNNYQSAQKAADGAKAAELSRLVGGVSAGTVESKGKDFDTLKQDFTGQFQKDGYYQVSIFTQDGRGGHDIAVQMGAQPRLLDPNTGEWTFRDKAQMNAFMKDYTQTFYPGYAAGTFNATHYPA from the coding sequence ATGACCTCCATCAAGAGCTTCCCCCAGGCCAAGCCGCTCTACTCGACGAACACGCAGGCCCCCGCGAGTCCGGTGGAGGCCCACAAGAGCGCGAGTCCAGCGGCCCAGCCGCAGAAGGCGGCCACCTCCACGCCCGCCCTCCACCAGAAGGACCTGCTCGGCGCGCCGAAGTCACCGTCCGAGAATCCCGAGGGGCAGGCCGTCTTCAAGTCGAAGGCAGACGTGCAGACACTCAACGCACGGCGCGGCTCCGTGTACGCGGCGCGTGGCACCCCCTCGCCCCCGAACGCTCCGCCGAGTCCGACCGAAACGACAAGCAACGCCCTGGCCCAGAAACACAACGTGAACTTCGGAGTGAAGATCCTCCAAGGCGACGCGGGTCGCCTGGCGGGAGACGCCGTCAATGAGTTCGCGAGGACCCGCAACGGCGTGTGCATCGCCATCTCCTCGGACTGGATTCGCGCCAACCTGACGGATGACAAGCAGAACAGCAGCACGAACAAAGACATCTTCAAGTCAATGGTCGAGCCCGTCCTGCAGAGCAACGGCACATACAAGACGGAGTTGAATCCTCACTTCGTCCACATGCAGAACGAAAGTGCGGAGGCCATCAATGGCATCAACAGCCTGGTGGAGACGCAGCAAAACACCTTCGACACGCTCGTGGACGCAAACAATCGTTACAAGGCGCAGCAGGCGCAGGCGGGGCAGCCTCCGTCGACGCTCTCCTCCATCTCCTCTTTCTTCTCCAAGCCACCGCCCCCTGTGACGGATGCGGACCTCCAGCAGCACCTGAACAACTATCAAAGTGCCCAGAAAGCCGCGGACGGGGCCAAGGCGGCGGAGCTCTCACGACTCGTGGGCGGAGTGAGCGCGGGCACCGTCGAATCGAAGGGGAAAGACTTCGATACCCTGAAACAGGACTTCACGGGGCAATTCCAGAAGGATGGCTATTACCAGGTGAGCATCTTCACCCAGGACGGGCGAGGGGGTCACGACATCGCGGTGCAGATGGGAGCCCAGCCGCGCTTGCTCGACCCCAACACCGGGGAGTGGACGTTCCGGGACAAGGCCCAGATGAACGCCTTCATGAAGGACTACACGCAGACGTTCTATCCGGGTTACGCGGCGGGCACGTTCAACGCCACGCATTACCCGGCGTAG
- a CDS encoding OmpA family protein yields MRPLLLAVFVTVLGCAARQPVAVISPQTQTSDAPVTARPELERSSSMTESPDVELIPLTMEPVYFELDSTTLMPEFRDTLTQLADALRKRPEARVSITGHTCELGTTEYNLALGQRRASVVRDYLRRLGVESSRLSTLSYGEERPLSTTALEKNRRAEVQWLH; encoded by the coding sequence ATGCGCCCTCTCCTCCTCGCGGTGTTCGTCACGGTCCTGGGTTGTGCAGCGCGGCAGCCCGTGGCCGTCATCTCCCCACAAACCCAGACATCCGATGCGCCGGTCACCGCGCGGCCGGAGCTCGAGCGGTCCTCCTCCATGACCGAGTCCCCCGACGTGGAGTTGATTCCCCTGACGATGGAGCCGGTGTACTTCGAGCTCGACTCGACGACGCTCATGCCCGAGTTCCGTGACACGCTGACGCAGTTGGCGGACGCGCTGCGAAAGCGCCCCGAGGCGCGGGTGAGCATCACCGGCCATACCTGCGAGCTGGGGACCACGGAGTACAACCTCGCGCTGGGCCAGCGCCGTGCCTCCGTGGTCCGCGACTACCTGCGCAGGCTGGGGGTGGAGTCGTCCCGGCTGTCCACCCTGTCCTATGGCGAGGAGCGTCCGCTCTCGACGACGGCCCTGGAGAAGAACCGCCGGGCCGAGGTGCAGTGGCTGCACTGA
- a CDS encoding sigma-54-dependent transcriptional regulator, with protein sequence MSVRARVLVVDDHVEMGQMLREPLTDAGYTVDVASGGAEAIAQLRLAVYDAVICDLRMQDVDGFDVLEAARKLDPDLPVLMMTAFGGVENAVEAMKRGAWHYFAKPFRLDEVRLYVGRALEARRVRAEHRTLKQQAEDRGRLGAMVGRSAAMRALYSLVERVAWSSAPVLVRGESGSGKELVARALHFEGTRRAGPFVAVNCTALPHTLLESELFGHVKGAFSGATSARRGLFVEADGGTLFLDEIGDMAPELQARLLRVLAEGEVRAVGADGSRTVDVRVVAATHQDLEARVKEGRFRADLFYRLNVVTLRAPPLRERPEDIPALAEHFLGQARARNPRSPVQRFEQECLAALCAQRWPGNVRELENLVERLVVLGTRETVDMEQLRPHLSEGASEQHPLLEAQREVIPLRRLESEYIAWAVSRCGGNKTRAAELLGIDVSTIHRRERSEGK encoded by the coding sequence ATGTCGGTTAGAGCCCGGGTACTCGTCGTCGACGACCACGTCGAGATGGGACAGATGCTGCGCGAGCCCCTCACGGACGCGGGCTACACGGTGGATGTGGCGTCCGGTGGCGCGGAGGCCATCGCCCAGCTTCGCCTGGCCGTCTACGACGCCGTCATCTGCGACCTGCGCATGCAGGACGTGGATGGCTTCGATGTGCTGGAGGCCGCGCGCAAGCTGGACCCGGACCTGCCCGTGCTGATGATGACGGCCTTCGGCGGCGTGGAGAACGCGGTGGAGGCCATGAAGCGCGGCGCGTGGCACTACTTCGCCAAGCCCTTCCGGCTGGACGAGGTGCGCCTGTACGTGGGCCGCGCGCTGGAAGCGCGTCGCGTGCGCGCCGAGCACCGCACGCTGAAGCAGCAGGCCGAGGACCGCGGCCGCCTGGGCGCCATGGTGGGACGCAGCGCCGCCATGAGGGCGCTGTACTCGCTGGTGGAGCGCGTGGCGTGGTCCAGCGCGCCCGTCCTGGTGCGCGGGGAGAGCGGCAGCGGCAAGGAGCTGGTGGCGCGTGCGCTGCATTTCGAGGGGACTCGACGGGCGGGGCCATTCGTCGCGGTCAACTGCACCGCCCTGCCCCACACGCTCCTGGAGAGCGAGCTGTTCGGCCACGTGAAGGGCGCGTTCTCGGGGGCGACGAGCGCCCGGCGGGGCCTGTTCGTGGAGGCCGATGGGGGCACGCTGTTCCTGGATGAAATCGGGGACATGGCGCCGGAGCTCCAGGCGCGGCTGCTGCGCGTGCTGGCGGAGGGCGAGGTGCGGGCGGTGGGAGCGGATGGCTCCCGGACGGTGGATGTGCGCGTGGTGGCGGCGACCCACCAGGACCTGGAGGCGCGGGTGAAGGAGGGCCGCTTCCGCGCGGACCTGTTCTACCGTCTCAACGTGGTGACGTTGCGAGCGCCTCCGCTGCGGGAGCGTCCCGAGGACATCCCCGCCCTCGCGGAGCACTTCCTGGGTCAGGCGCGCGCGCGCAACCCTCGCTCCCCGGTGCAGCGCTTCGAGCAGGAGTGCCTGGCGGCGCTGTGTGCCCAGCGCTGGCCGGGCAATGTGCGCGAGCTGGAGAACCTGGTGGAGCGATTGGTGGTGCTGGGGACGCGAGAGACAGTTGACATGGAGCAGCTCCGGCCCCATCTCTCCGAAGGCGCCTCCGAGCAACATCCGCTGCTGGAAGCCCAGAGGGAGGTGATTCCCTTGCGCAGGCTGGAGAGTGAATACATCGCGTGGGCCGTCTCCCGGTGCGGGGGGAACAAGACACGGGCCGCGGAGTTGCTGGGCATCGACGTCTCCACCATCCACCGCCGCGAGCGGTCGGAAGGCAAATAG
- a CDS encoding two-component system sensor histidine kinase NtrB has protein sequence MRSSLLPVLLLCTALTGVIGGAVHFIQRDRQALVDQFARERRAQLQEAARGVSEALEDVGEDLRFTVELLSQPGTAEEHRRELRALLEAVGQYKAIVVFGPDGQEQLRLLDRRTGESLARQYPADELARTARSALQGASGHIASSPPLSTDASGWLRAFATALPDDAPGGGGAVVVLVNAEPLFAPLKLLTAESDTHLLLLGAHGAPTPLSAPSLAAHYQRLATHPRDTPGLAELARRMGEGEEGSRLIERAEAMTLGLGDAEVVASFAPVRIKNGAMWPLATLSSTRGLRSHERNLVLRLSLAALLVSCFLIAFGVYVVLARSRAVALQESLRHASRLAHLHDKTQKILDHIPTGVLALSTSGRITSANRAIGSRMPPGVVGATLAAAFPQAHAPVIQRLEELVDAAGGDNRVRSLHGVPLQLFEEEGHFNVHAVPLEPHQPDVRTLLVLEDLSDLRALEGQLLRAEKLTTVGVLAAGIAHEIGTPLGVIRGRAEYVQTKLGAAHPQSPGLGTIVEQIDRVSRTIRQLLDFSRLQPAESRAVPLVPLVLSVQELLRVEAERRRVDLRLDVSPSVPPLAADADQLQQVLVNLLLNACDACGPGGQVRLTASLGEADASGAWGQVRIRVEDDGCGIAPRHLHQVFDPFFTTKKRGLGTGLGLTMVAHIVRNHGGRIELDSAPGQGTRVTLQWPAAAPAREEHHVG, from the coding sequence ATGCGCTCCTCCCTGCTGCCCGTCCTGCTGCTGTGCACGGCGCTCACTGGCGTCATCGGCGGGGCTGTACACTTCATCCAGCGGGACAGGCAGGCCCTGGTGGACCAGTTCGCCCGGGAGCGGAGGGCCCAGCTCCAGGAGGCCGCGAGGGGCGTCTCGGAAGCCCTGGAGGATGTGGGCGAGGACCTGCGCTTCACCGTGGAGCTGCTGTCCCAGCCCGGCACCGCCGAGGAGCACCGCCGCGAGCTGCGCGCGCTGCTGGAGGCCGTGGGCCAGTACAAGGCGATTGTCGTCTTCGGGCCGGACGGACAGGAGCAGCTGCGGCTGTTGGACCGGCGCACCGGCGAGTCCCTCGCCCGGCAGTACCCGGCCGACGAGCTGGCCCGCACCGCGAGGAGCGCGCTCCAGGGCGCTTCGGGGCACATCGCGTCCTCGCCGCCCTTGTCCACGGATGCCTCCGGCTGGCTGCGAGCCTTCGCCACCGCGTTGCCCGATGACGCCCCTGGAGGCGGCGGCGCGGTGGTGGTGCTCGTGAACGCCGAGCCTCTGTTCGCACCGCTCAAGCTGCTCACCGCGGAGAGCGACACCCATCTGTTGTTGCTCGGCGCGCATGGAGCCCCCACACCCCTGAGCGCCCCTTCGCTGGCGGCCCACTATCAACGGCTCGCCACCCACCCTCGTGACACGCCGGGCCTCGCGGAGCTGGCGCGGCGCATGGGCGAGGGCGAGGAAGGCTCGCGGCTCATCGAGCGCGCGGAGGCCATGACGCTGGGGCTGGGCGACGCGGAGGTGGTGGCGAGCTTCGCGCCGGTGCGCATCAAGAACGGCGCGATGTGGCCACTGGCCACGCTCTCCTCCACCCGAGGGCTGCGCTCACATGAGCGGAACCTGGTGCTGCGCTTGTCGCTCGCGGCCCTCCTCGTCTCGTGTTTCCTCATCGCCTTTGGCGTGTACGTGGTGCTCGCGCGAAGCCGCGCCGTGGCCCTCCAGGAGAGCCTGCGCCATGCGAGCCGCCTGGCCCACCTGCACGACAAGACACAGAAGATTCTCGACCACATCCCCACGGGGGTCCTCGCCCTGTCCACGTCCGGGCGCATCACCTCCGCCAATCGCGCCATCGGCTCGCGGATGCCTCCGGGCGTGGTGGGCGCCACGCTGGCGGCGGCGTTCCCCCAGGCCCACGCGCCCGTCATCCAGCGTCTGGAGGAGCTGGTCGACGCGGCGGGGGGCGACAACCGCGTGCGCAGTCTCCATGGGGTGCCCTTGCAGCTCTTCGAGGAGGAGGGCCACTTCAACGTCCACGCCGTCCCGCTGGAGCCGCATCAGCCCGACGTCCGCACGCTGCTCGTGCTGGAGGACCTGAGCGACCTGCGCGCGCTGGAGGGACAGCTGCTGCGCGCGGAGAAGCTGACCACGGTGGGCGTGCTGGCGGCGGGAATCGCCCACGAGATTGGCACCCCGCTGGGCGTCATCCGGGGCCGCGCCGAGTACGTGCAGACCAAGCTGGGCGCGGCGCATCCCCAGTCTCCGGGACTGGGGACCATCGTCGAGCAGATCGACCGGGTGAGCCGCACCATCCGGCAGCTGCTGGACTTCTCCCGACTCCAGCCCGCCGAGTCGCGCGCGGTGCCGCTCGTGCCGCTCGTCCTGAGCGTGCAGGAGCTGCTGCGAGTCGAAGCGGAGCGGCGGCGCGTGGACCTGCGGCTGGACGTCTCGCCCTCCGTGCCTCCCCTGGCGGCGGACGCGGACCAGCTTCAGCAGGTGCTCGTCAACCTGCTGCTCAACGCGTGTGACGCGTGTGGGCCCGGCGGACAGGTGCGGTTGACGGCGTCACTCGGGGAGGCGGATGCCTCGGGTGCATGGGGGCAGGTCCGCATCCGGGTCGAGGATGACGGCTGCGGAATCGCTCCGCGGCACCTGCATCAAGTCTTCGACCCATTCTTCACCACCAAGAAGCGCGGCCTGGGCACCGGCCTGGGGCTGACCATGGTGGCGCACATCGTTCGGAATCATGGCGGGCGCATCGAGCTGGACAGCGCACCCGGCCAGGGGACACGAGTGACGCTGCAATGGCCCGCCGCGGCCCCCGCGCGAGAGGAGCACCATGTCGGTTAG
- a CDS encoding DUF3014 domain-containing protein, translating to MDSNGDENGAMVKLERGALWGWGLVVLVAAVLAGAGVWHGLLHGTPHTSAAANPPTETLPVAARAPDTPPLPSSAQMDVLLRSRLAGASSRSEFGAWLREPDLLRRFVAVVANMASGESPRSVVAFLTPRGDFRVRTHDGRSVISKGTYTRYDTLGQVVASLDSTLLVDTYREVRKLTEQLHQESAPPGSSFDSTLERAFAQVLAVPVLDGDVEVVPKGALYVYADPALEALTPAQKHLLRMGPTNLRHIQGKVREISLKLNQQAARP from the coding sequence ATGGACAGCAACGGTGACGAGAACGGTGCGATGGTGAAGCTCGAGCGTGGCGCGCTCTGGGGTTGGGGCCTGGTGGTGCTGGTGGCCGCGGTGCTGGCGGGAGCCGGCGTCTGGCACGGCCTGCTGCACGGGACGCCCCACACCTCCGCCGCCGCGAACCCGCCCACGGAGACCCTGCCCGTCGCGGCCCGAGCACCGGACACGCCGCCCCTGCCCTCGTCGGCCCAGATGGACGTCCTCTTGCGCTCGCGACTCGCCGGAGCCTCCTCCCGGTCGGAGTTCGGCGCGTGGCTGCGGGAGCCGGACCTGCTGCGCCGCTTCGTCGCCGTCGTCGCCAACATGGCCAGCGGCGAGAGCCCTCGCTCGGTGGTGGCCTTCCTGACGCCGCGCGGCGACTTCCGGGTCCGCACCCACGACGGCCGGAGCGTCATCTCGAAGGGCACCTACACGCGCTACGACACCCTGGGCCAGGTGGTGGCGAGCCTCGACTCCACGCTGCTCGTGGACACCTACCGCGAGGTCCGCAAGCTCACCGAGCAGCTCCACCAGGAGAGCGCCCCGCCCGGGAGCAGCTTCGACTCGACGCTCGAGCGCGCCTTCGCGCAGGTCCTCGCGGTGCCCGTGCTCGACGGGGACGTGGAGGTGGTGCCGAAGGGCGCGTTGTATGTGTACGCGGACCCGGCGCTGGAGGCCCTCACGCCCGCGCAGAAACACCTGCTGCGAATGGGCCCGACGAACCTTCGCCACATCCAGGGCAAGGTCCGTGAGATTTCGCTGAAGCTCAACCAGCAGGCCGCGAGGCCCTGA